The Cygnus olor isolate bCygOlo1 chromosome 22, bCygOlo1.pri.v2, whole genome shotgun sequence DNA window CAGGCGCTCCGCTCGTgtaataaattcatttaaatttattgcGCTGCCTTCcgctattttattttaaattctgtaacCAGATCAAGGTCAAGGAAGTAGAAgatgaaagggaaaggagaaaggaagccAGAagaggggagaggcaggcaggaaggggGAAGCAGGACAAGCAGTGCTTCAAAAGAGGGTTTGAAGGAGGTGAGCAGGAGAGATCTCTCGGAGACGGGAGGGATTGTGAGCGTTACTCACTCAGATGAATGGAGAAGGATGATTGTGATTAGTCTTCTGGGCATATAAGTATTGGGAGTATCGCTTGCCTaggtttttctctttgtttaccATTATATATCGGTGGTATTTCTAAATACCAGATATGCTATTGATAGTCCTTGTGCATGTATTCATCTTTTTGCAGCCAGTTCCTGAACAGGGGTTCTGGGCTTCTGATGTGCCAAGGAATTGCTGCAGCTACTGGGAATTCAGCAGGAAGGCTATCCTAAGGCCATTTTAGAATATGCTGTTACAAGATTTTACTGCAGAGTTTTGGTCTGAGATCaattaaatatgcttttcatttGATTCGTGCCGGAGAACAAACAGTCTGGATCTTCAGATGCCTCTTGAGGTCGATATGTTTTCTTTCGCTGAAGAGGAGTGTTTTGCTTGTGCTTAACTTCTTCTTCTGCAGTAgtgtgaaatttcattttaaatccaAATGGACTTATAGTTTCACTCAGCCTTTATGCGTATTAAGTCTTAGTCTCTTCTCTAGCATAAATGTTTTTCCAGTGTGAAAGGGTTTGCAGTATCAAAAGTGAAATCAGAGGACAAGAAGAAGCCGAGTGCAAGTGTCTGTAGAACAGGGTAGGCTCTGACAGCTGCCATTTAAATACGTGCTAAGACTTGTGAGACTGGTGGGAAGTTGTTCCAAACTACAGTGAGCTCTGTATCTGGGAAGCTTCACATGCACAATTTGCAAGAGTGGTATGGTTCTGTGTATGTGTAAGGAAGAGGCAAAGGATGATGTGAAGAAGCTGACTGACTCCAGGAAATAATCAGATCCAATTGTGTTATTGATGTTTAACCACCAACTTTACCAGATGATGTTTCTGTATCATGTTAATTACGTGAGTCATGTAGAACACGGAAGACTTTACATGGAAGCTTGGGGGGCCCTAAGAAGGTGTAACATTACAGCTTATTTTCCCTCTATGGTGAAATAATTCAGAAACAATTTGAGCAAACACGGGAAccaattttatatattttttcttttggagatgGTCTTTACAGCTGCCAGACACTGTGGGACGTACGGTCCCCTCTAGTCCTTCAGGACCTTGcacagaaaacatgcatttcttccTACACATAGAAGAGAATTGGTCCCCAAGAAGGCAGTGTGtattttttgtaagaaaaagttGCACTACTTCCATTATTTATCACATGTATAAAATCAATTTGTGTCTATTTGATTTAAATCCAAACTTCACTTTGAGGTTTGTAATCCACTGTGTTTTTGAAGAGATTTTCAATAACTTCTCATCCTAGtccaaaattatttattaaaagcagCTTTAGGCAATCAGTACCTGCACTACAGCAGTAAAGCAGAGCTATTGGCAACtattattttgtgtttactAGCTTGAACTCTGCCCTCTGAAAATTCATGTTGTAGTTTCTCTAAAACTTCTGGTATTAAATGCCTTCTCTGGGATATTTGCCTGCTCCTGCACGCTCATAAGTGGATCCAAGGAAACGTCTATTCCACTTAAAAGAATCATTCGACAAAGTCCCTCAGGCTTAAGAGCCATGAGCAATAGTTTCCTGagcccagaaaagaaaaaatagaggtTTCTTACACAGATGATGgtttcaaaaatgctttctttgtaGTGCTACAGgcacttatttttctctaaactgTGTTGGAAATTTGTTCTGAGTGGACAATAGCAGAAATGTGGGAGATGATATTAGTGATAGACTGCAAACAATTTGGtctgcatttttgaaaattacaaCTGAGTAATTGCATTTTTGTATAGTTAATCCATTGCACAGTCTGgatcctaaaaaataaaataataaaccagGCCCTAGAGGATTccactgcattttcttcaagCAGGGTCTGAAGTGAAGCCACTTCACTTTTGCTTTCCGAGATGAAAATGACAgctcttctctttgtttcaggATACCTGTGATCTCTCGTATGTGGAAGGAACGCTagcagaaaggtgaaaaaatgggTGTTAAAACATTCACTCATAATTCCCCTGCTCACAGTCAGGAGATGCTTGGAAAGCTGAACATGCTTCGCAACGACGGACATTTCTGTGATATCACCATTCGCGTCCAGGACAAAATCTTCAGGGCGCACAAGGTGGTTTTGGCAGCCTGCAGCGACTTCTTCCGATCCAAACTCGTCGGCCAAGCAGAAGACGAGAGCAAGAGCGTGTTAGACCTGCACCATGTGACAGTGACTGGTTTTATACCTCTTCTGGAATACGCTTACACGGCAACGCTGTCCATcaatacagaaaacattattGACGTGTTGGCCGCAGCCAGCTATATGCAAATGTTCAGTGTTGCCAGCACGTGCTCCGAGTTCATGAAGTCGAGCATCTTATGGAATACGCCCAACAGCCAGCAGGAGAAGGTGCTAGACGCAGGCCAGGAGAACAGCGCAAACTGCAATTTCACTTCGCGAGACGGCAGCCTTTCTCCGGTGTCTTCTGAGTGCAGCGTGGTGGAAAGAACCATTCCCGTGTGCCGAGAGTCACGAAGAAAGCGCAAAAGCTACATCGTTATGTCTCCTGAGAGCCCCCTCAAGTGTAACACCCAAACAAGTTCCCCCCAAGTGCTGAATCCTTCAACTTCTTACCCGGAGTCCAGAAATCAGCCTGTAGACTCCTCCTTAGCTTTTCCCTGGACTTTTCCTTTTGGAATTGATCGAAGGCTTCAGTCTGAGAAGGTGAAGCAGGTGGAGAACTCTAGGACTTTGGAAATGCCCGGGCCCTCGGAGGCCAACCGAAGAATTGCAGACTACGTGACGTGTGAGAGCACGAAAGCCAGCTCGCCCCTCGTGATCGAGGAAGACGTGCGTGTCAAAGTGGAGAGGTTAAGTGATGAGGAGGTTCATGAGGAGGTATCGCAGCCTGTTAGCGCGTCCCAGAGCTCCCTGAGCGATCAGCAGACGGTCCCAGGAAGCGAGCAAGTTCAGGAAGATCTCCTGATCAGCCCACAATCTTCCTCTATAGGTATGGCCGTTTCTGGGGTCGTAGATGTACAAGTACATGCGTGTGCACTTGTGATTTTACTGGAggaaatgtgtttgtgttttatttttgtggaaccgcttttcttttttcctgtttaatgaAATGTTATATATAAACCCTGGTGAAGGGACGGGAGTTAGCTCTTTAAATAACTGGAACGCAACTAAGGAAGGTAGGCCTGCTGGTAGACCTCCTGATTATTCAGAAGAGATTGATAGCCCCTTTTTACCTCTGGTTGCTTGACTGgggaaaataattctgttttcagtagtGTCAAAAGGCACGATCTCAGTTACTCTGTAACACCAAATCTGAAAGAGTTATGGCTTGTAGCCACAGAGGGACAGAATGGTACTTTGCATCAGACATAAAATCTTGTATAACCATGACAGAGAGCCTTTGTAAGAAGATTTGCAAAATAAGTGGTGGAACACTGTCATCTTAATGTCCCAGACGAAGGCAAAACCACACAGTCATAATACTGAGaatctttccatttctgtgggGCTTGTTCTCAAGTTGCTTCTTCAAATGCTGCCAATTGCTGAGAGAAACCTTTTTCCGTAAAGGACAATTTGAAGCCAGTTTTGGGTTTTTCTAGCAGGCTGTTACTTATTAATAGCTAATAtttaaaggttgtttttttctctttgcacatAATGTATTGAATGGCTTTTAGTAAGTCAGAAGGCCAGCAATTTGCAGTATTTCTAGTTTAATTACCAAAATTTTGCCCTAGTCAGCTATTTTGCCTTCAGTTAAGTGGCTTGACCTGTGTTCGGTAGAGTTTGTTTACTGAGAGATTTTTAATCAAGcctgttttatttgaaaaccatAAGAATGAAGAATGTGCTGGTCTGCTTCATTCACGTAATGTATACATGAAAGGCTACGTCAGTTAATTAAGtaaataaactaaaacaaagtaaataaatgtagCCTAGTAGCCtgcataatctttttttctttgctcagtgTATCACGTTCTTCTCTGCAGAAAGTGGCTCTGGCCATTCTAAGTTTGCGGTAGATGTGGTCTGTGTTGTTAAAGTATCTCGGGTAATACttactaaaaagaaatgaacGTATCTTCCCTTTGTCCAGTCCCTTAAAGACATgatgttgtttctgtttgtcaGTTTGTAGAGTTCATGTGTTGATACCATATGTCACtaattctttttccaaatgaaaatgttttatttaccaAAGGCAATGCCGTTTGCCTTTTCTGAGGAGCAGACTTAACTTAAGGACCTCTAAATCTTTGGATGTAGTTTTCCAAAATAGTGCA harbors:
- the ZBTB44 gene encoding zinc finger and BTB domain-containing protein 44 isoform X3 translates to MGVKTFTHNSPAHSQEMLGKLNMLRNDGHFCDITIRVQDKIFRAHKVVLAACSDFFRSKLVGQAEDESKSVLDLHHVTVTGFIPLLEYAYTATLSINTENIIDVLAAASYMQMFSVASTCSEFMKSSILWNTPNSQQEKVLDAGQENSANCNFTSRDGSLSPVSSECSVVERTIPVCRESRRKRKSYIVMSPESPLKCNTQTSSPQVLNPSTSYPESRNQPVDSSLAFPWTFPFGIDRRLQSEKVKQVENSRTLEMPGPSEANRRIADYVTCESTKASSPLVIEEDVRVKVERLSDEEVHEEVSQPVSASQSSLSDQQTVPGSEQVQEDLLISPQSSSIGSIDEGVTEGLPTLQSTSGTNAHADDDDRTERPSPNGPDRPFQCPTCGVRFTRIQNLKQHMLIHSGIKPFQCDRCGKKFTRAYSLKMHRLKHEGKRCFRCQICSATFTSFGEYKHHMRVSRHIIRKPRIYECKTCGAMFTNSGNLIVHLRSLNHEASELANYFQSSDFLVPDYLNQEQEETLGQYELGEHGFESNSSVQMPVISQVSSTQNCESTFPLGSLGGLAEKEEDVPEQPKTNATAEATAGDPPKPELSSITIE
- the ZBTB44 gene encoding zinc finger and BTB domain-containing protein 44 isoform X2, yielding MGVKTFTHNSPAHSQEMLGKLNMLRNDGHFCDITIRVQDKIFRAHKVVLAACSDFFRSKLVGQAEDESKSVLDLHHVTVTGFIPLLEYAYTATLSINTENIIDVLAAASYMQMFSVASTCSEFMKSSILWNTPNSQQEKVLDAGQENSANCNFTSRDGSLSPVSSECSVVERTIPVCRESRRKRKSYIVMSPESPLKCNTQTSSPQVLNPSTSYPESRNQPVDSSLAFPWTFPFGIDRRLQSEKVKQVENSRTLEMPGPSEANRRIADYVTCESTKASSPLVIEEDVRVKVERLSDEEVHEEVSQPVSASQSSLSDQQTVPGSEQVQEDLLISPQSSSIGSIDEGVTEGLPTLQSTSGTNAHADDDDRSTERPSPNGPDRPFQCPTCGVRFTRIQNLKQHMLIHSGIKPFQCDRCGKKFTRAYSLKMHRLKHEGKRCFRCQICSATFTSFGEYKHHMRVSRHIIRKPRIYECKTCGAMFTNSGNLIVHLRSLNHEASELANYFQSSDFLVPDYLNQEQEETLGQYELGEHGFESNSSVQMPVISQVSSTQNCESTFPLGSLGGLAEKEEDVPEQPKTNATAEATAGDPPKPELSSITIE
- the ZBTB44 gene encoding zinc finger and BTB domain-containing protein 44 isoform X1, producing MGVKTFTHNSPAHSQEMLGKLNMLRNDGHFCDITIRVQDKIFRAHKVVLAACSDFFRSKLVGQAEDESKSVLDLHHVTVTGFIPLLEYAYTATLSINTENIIDVLAAASYMQMFSVASTCSEFMKSSILWNTPNSQQEKVLDAGQENSANCNFTSRDGSLSPVSSECSVVERTIPVCRESRRKRKSYIVMSPESPLKCNTQTSSPQVLNPSTSYPESRNQPVDSSLAFPWTFPFGIDRRLQSEKVKQVENSRTLEMPGPSEANRRIADYVTCESTKASSPLVIEEDVRVKVERLSDEEVHEEVSQPVSASQSSLSDQQTVPGSEQVQEDLLISPQSSSIGSIDEGVTEGLPTLQSTSGTNAHADDDDRLENVQYPYQLYIAPSTSSTERPSPNGPDRPFQCPTCGVRFTRIQNLKQHMLIHSGIKPFQCDRCGKKFTRAYSLKMHRLKHEGKRCFRCQICSATFTSFGEYKHHMRVSRHIIRKPRIYECKTCGAMFTNSGNLIVHLRSLNHEASELANYFQSSDFLVPDYLNQEQEETLGQYELGEHGFESNSSVQMPVISQVSSTQNCESTFPLGSLGGLAEKEEDVPEQPKTNATAEATAGDPPKPELSSITIE
- the ZBTB44 gene encoding zinc finger and BTB domain-containing protein 44 isoform X4; amino-acid sequence: MGVKTFTHNSPAHSQEMLGKLNMLRNDGHFCDITIRVQDKIFRAHKVVLAACSDFFRSKLVGQAEDESKSVLDLHHVTVTGFIPLLEYAYTATLSINTENIIDVLAAASYMQMFSVASTCSEFMKSSILWNTPNSQQEKVLDAGQENSANCNFTSRDGSLSPVSSECSVVERTIPVCRESRRKRKSYIVMSPESPLKCNTQTSSPQVLNPSTSYPESRNQPVDSSLAFPWTFPFGIDRRLQSEKVKQVENSRTLEMPGPSEANRRIADYVTCESTKASSPLVIEEDVRVKVERLSDEEVHEEVSQPVSASQSSLSDQQTVPGSEQVQEDLLISPQSSSIGSIDEGVTEGLPTLQSTSGTNAHADDDDRLENVQYPYQLYIAPSTSSTERPSPNGPDRPFQCPTCGVRFTRIQNLKQHMLIHSGIKPFQCDRCGKKFTRAYSLKMHRLKHEVTS